In Mauremys reevesii isolate NIE-2019 linkage group 9, ASM1616193v1, whole genome shotgun sequence, the genomic stretch TGGCATGAAATATACTCTTCAAAATCTCACCTAGACAAAGTTGAGTTTTCCAAAAGACTAAGATAAGAAACAAGCAACCTCAGATAAATATAACagaataaaaaggtaataatgtAGCTTTCATCATCTTTACACGCAATCCACTCTCACATCCTTTGGTTTTGTGATAACAGGCAAAGTTTCGATAGGCAAACTTCAAGCCCCACATTTTATGTTAAAACCAGTCACTCCGCAATATGCAAAAATCATCACTGCAACTGTCTTGAGCTTGCAATTACTTCATTGACGGTTTAACCAATAATGATCTACTTTCCCTCAATGACTAAATATAGAGGTTAAATTCTGCGctgttacactgctgtaaatcccCTGGAGTGATGCAGCGCAGTTACTCATACGCACGAGGTTAACAGCTGAAACAAGAATCTGGTCCGTAATCCCAACAAGCACGTTTGGGATTCCAGGCAGGTTTGTTGTCTAGCCTGAAAGGTCTGGCCAGTAACAGAGATAACGCTCGAGACACCGATGCCTGCTGCCTCCCGGGCAAGGCTCATCTCTCCTAGAGAGAGACCGCAGAGCAACCCCCCCAGTGCCGCAATCAGTGCCACGGCCAGGCTCTTCTCTCCTCCTTTGCCACCCGTTTGCAGCACAGGTGCCCGGCTCGCCATCTATCACCCCGCGCAGGGGGGAAGTGGAAACCGCTGCCCGGGGAGCTGGGCGATCCGAGCCGCCACCCGCACTGACTCTCCTCCTCGCAGGCTGGGCGGGCTGCTCAGGGGTCGCGAGCCGCGCCAGGCAGAGCGCACGAGGGGACAGGCGCCCCCACCCCCGCGCTTTGCAGGCAGCTGCCACGAGTCGCCACCGCCCGCCGGCGTCAACCTCCCCGGCTCCCTGCATCAGCAGCCTGCCGGCCCCCTCCCCACAGTATCCCTCCGCCGGGTCCGTCCCGCGGCGGAAGGATCCGCGTtctaccccacccctcccccgtcCGCTGTTCCTGCTGCTGCGGCGGCGGCTCGGAGAGACGCGGccgaggggagggggagcagcaacAGCGCGGCGGtggcggccccgccccctctcctctcctctccccgtGGCCGGCCGGGCGCGCGCTGCTCGCTGCAGGGCTCGGCTGCCGCTTCGCGCGCGCCTGTGAGACCGCCGCCGCCGCCCTCCGCTCCTCCGCCCGACTGCGCCAGGCGAAGACGATGGCCGGCTGGCAGAGCTACGTGGACAACCTGATGTGCGATGGCTGCTGCCAGGAGGCCGCCATTGTCGGCTACTGCGACGCCAAGTACGTCTGGGCCGCGACGGCCGGGGGCATCTTCCAGAGCATCACGGTAAGGGCCGCGGCCCCCGCGCCGGCTGCGAGcctcccgcccggcccggcccggctcggctCTAGCccggcctgggggagggggctgatgcaGCAAAGAGCCGCCGCCGGGTGCTCCTGACGCCCGCCGGCAGCAGCCCAGCGGCCAGTGGGGGTCCCGCCCCCGCCAGCTGCACCCaccgcagcccccccaccccccggccgtgTGGGGCGCAGCTCGGGCGGCGTGAGGGGCCGGGAGCTCCCCAGGGCGCTGCTGGTTTTTGTCTGGCGCTTTCCCGGCAGCGCCGAGCCTGGCGGTCAGCGGGGACCGTCATGTGAGCGCCGGGCGAGGGCAGCGGGGACGGGCCCGGCTCGCCACCCCCGCTCGGGGTGCTCGGGCCGCGGCGccgggctgctgggagctgcccGCGCGGGCTGAGCCGGAGCCGGCAATGCGGCGGAGGGAGGAGGCGAGAAAGGCCGGGCACGGGGGAGACTTGGCGTAGGGTTCCCTGCGCCCAGGCCCCCTTGCTGCGGACAGACTTACGTACCCGGCGTAGGAGGCTTTCGTGAATCCTCGCCGCTGGCTTCATGTTTTTCATCTCCAAGATGGCGCActgccattgatttttttttctccccctcccctcccttctctctgtcctTTCCTCCCCGTCTGTCCTCCTCGGAGGTATTAATCATCCCTGttcctgcagcacagcccccTTCTCACCCACGGCACAGATCTTCCGAAGGAAGGGCCCTGTTCCCGGGGGAAGGGTTTGGAAACCTTTAAGGATCAGGGAACACTTATTTAAACTGGGAGCTCTTTTAGGCCATACCTATATTGGTGGGTGGTGGTGAATAGCATGTTTTGATTATAACCTTGTGTTATGATGCACGTTTTGCTGCAGACTGATGCACCTTCCCCTTGCAAATCCATCCTGTAGATCTCTGTCTAATGCACGGGAATTTGGGGCTACTGCTTtctctggggagaggagggctTGGCTCGTGTTGGATTTGTGCCCCGTCCCCCAATGTTGCTCCTGTGCTTGCCAGTTCTCCTTTTTCTCCTTAGGTCCCTCTTTGCTGGTAGCCTTGGTATGCAAAGGCAGCTCTCCTGCATAAAAGCTTTCTCCTCCCACCTCCATAGTTAAGTGATCTCATTGCATGGCCACAGCAGCACCCCCTCCTCATCATACCCCTTCATAGGATGTGATGTCAGTGGGGAGTAGCCATACAGGCCACCTCTCCACTGGGGAAACCAGTCCTGCCCTTCCTGAAGATGGTTAATTTAGTAGTGCCCTGAGGATTTCCAGCTGCTGACCGAGTCCCCTCCCCCAGGTGTCTTTGTGCCTTGCTAAGATGTGGCCTGGCAGAGTCCCGGTGTGTGATTGGAAATGGCCAGGGCCTGCTATGACTGTGCAGTTCTGGAGGGCAACGCCTCCCATCTCCTTACTTGCTTTCTTACTGTTAGGAAGCACATTGCTCCTGTCTTgccttcaccccaccccacctcctcctccatcctGAAAGCAGTGCTGCACAGAGACTCCCCCATGGAAGGGGGCACAGACTTTGTGGGTGAAAGGTGTGGGGGGTTAATGTGGCCTGACCCCTTTCTAAATGCAATCTGTCTTGGCTCCTGCAGGGACTAGACCACACGATTTCCCTGTGCACAGAGGGGTCACTTTAGCATTgtgatcccctcccccactttttaGGGTACTGAGAGACCTATGTGTTTGCTGGAGCTATGGCTTTATGTATCGGAGTTTACTGTCTGAGTCATTGAAATTTAGGCATATTATGTAACATTCCTTGCCTAGAAAAGTACAGAGTTGAACATTGTTGTGCATCATCAGTTTGGCTACATTTTGCATTAGAAACATAGTTGTTATTTGGTCTTTCAAAGACCTGTGGCTGCTGACCTGGGAGGAGTTTACTATCCCACCAATTGTTGTTAAGACAGATGGGACTGGGGAACACACCTGCATCATTGTTATCTAGACACGGTCCTGAAGGTTTTTTGGTACCTCGTTATCAAGTAGCAAAAATCTGATTCATTCACTTACTAAAATAAATGGTTAGCAAAATGCCTGATGATGTCACATTGCCTTCTTCAAAAAGACGACTTACTGGAATCCAACTTCTAGGTCTTTCCAGTATTGCAGACTTAATCTATAACTTTATATTTGAAATATCTCAAAACAGCGCTTGTGTTCACGGAAAATGGtactaaattaattaaaatatagcTGTGAATAACAAAACACTCGATTCCAAAGTGTCTTGTTTTAGGAGAAGCTTGAGTGTCCCTTTCAAATCTTTTTGCTGGTGACAAGTCTCTTTTGAGTGGAAATTAATCTGTAAGCTATTTCATTTAAAGTACATGAAATCCAATGTCTTCTGTGAAAGGTAGTTGTGAGAGCTTGCTATATAACACTGAATTTCTTTTTTAACAGCCCATAGAAATAGATATGATTGTAGGAAAAGACCGAGAGGGTTTCTTCACCAACGGTCTGACTCTTGGTGCAAAGAAGTGCTCTGTGATCAGAGATAGCCTGTATGTTGATAGTGAATGCACAATGGACATCAGGACAAAGAGTCATGGTGGCGAGCCAACATACAATGTTGCTGTAGGCAGAGCTGGTCGAGGTAagctatcacttttttttttttccccccagaaatttAAACTAGCAAAACAAGACTGCAACCTTCAAAACTGGGCTCTAATAATTAAATTACTTACATTAATctgcatacatttttttttttaatttccccagTGCAACCTTGGTGTAATTGTGGTCCATCTATTTTCCAGGACTAGCTCCATATCTAGCAGTCCTAGATGAATGACCACAGTTTGGGATTTAACTATATTTATCAAATGGTTACTTGTGCCTACAGATTTTAACAGCTAGTGTAGCCTGTGTATCAGTTGGATTAAATGTAGTTTATCACTCATTTGCGCTAGGTATATTGCAGTTAAAATGTTTGGAGTCCAAAGCATAGGGTCATAATGATGGTGGATGTTGTTATATCCTATTGAAATATCTTGTTCAGCATAAACTTGCTCTAAAGTGACTTCTACTAAAATTTCTTCCACAAAGACTTGAATTTCTTGTATGGAACTACCTATTTTGAATCATAAGTTTTACACTAACTCTTTACAATTACCTGTTGAGAACCTTGGAAGTCTGATTCTGAGGCAATGAATGCTGTCCAATTGGATAGCTGCAGGCTATTTATATAAAGCTTGTCTAACTACTTGTGCTTTTCATCTAAGCTTCTATAAAATACACCGTACTTGCAAGGAGCTAGACTCCATTCCAAAAGAAACTTCTCTCAAAACACTGGGTACAAGCAACATGAGGACATCCAAGACATTATCTAGGCATTCTGTTGTTAGCTGTTGTAGACTGAGTATGTTAGGGACCAAGGTCAATGTATAAACAAAATATAGCTACAGAGACACTGCCGTATTGTGTATTTTTACATAGGCTATGGAGATGTTACAAGTATTTTAACAATACAGTCAAATGGAATAGGTAAAGATTTCTGTGCTGCTTGGGCCATGACTGTAACTAATTCTCTTCCTTATGAGGAAAATAGTATCCCTGTCTAGATAATTGTTTACTATAGTGATTTTGAAGTTTACATTATTTAAGATATGTCCCCTTATAATCTGGTCTTAGTGATGTTCTTCTGTATACCCGCACATAGGCAAAATGTATCTATGTTGCAGTGATGCCTGTCTCACCATTCCTAATTCAAAGCACAATTAAAACGAGCCAGTGTTCTTGTGAAGCAAAATTTGTAACATGTAGTTATTCTTGGcataatttgatttttattttttataatttcattGTTTACTTTGAAGCATTTTTTCAGTTGATTTAAATGTTTTCAGTTGTGTAAAATTATGGGAGGGTCACACAATGAGGGGAGACAGAATTATTTAATGTTAGTAGATTCAAAAAATTAGCATTATAAATGTTAA encodes the following:
- the PFN2 gene encoding profilin-2 isoform X1; amino-acid sequence: MAGWQSYVDNLMCDGCCQEAAIVGYCDAKYVWAATAGGIFQSITPIEIDMIVGKDREGFFTNGLTLGAKKCSVIRDSLYVDSECTMDIRTKSHGGEPTYNVAVGRAGRVLVFVMGKEGVHGGGLNKKAYSMAKYLRDSGF
- the PFN2 gene encoding profilin-2 isoform X2, which gives rise to MAGWQSYVDNLMCDGCCQEAAIVGYCDAKYVWAATAGGIFQSITPIEIDMIVGKDREGFFTNGLTLGAKKCSVIRDSLYVDSECTMDIRTKSHGGEPTYNVAVGRAGRALVIVMGKEGVHGGTLNKKAYELALYLRRSDI